One window of Medicago truncatula cultivar Jemalong A17 chromosome 2, MtrunA17r5.0-ANR, whole genome shotgun sequence genomic DNA carries:
- the LOC25488160 gene encoding transcription termination factor MTERF15, mitochondrial isoform X2, which translates to MAMLRYIIFNYHHYRAFISNNPHKSIPLFPFQFSHNFTTSQSDSFTVSYLINTIGFPREAALKASKRLRFNSPQKPNSVFNFFTNLGFSDSNIRSIIIKQPRLLSSDTHNSILPKFQFFLSKGASSSEIACLLAANPRILQNSLENRIIPLFEFYKRFFKSDKATICCIIRNLISLPYNLTTVNVKLLIDYGVCDSAIARLLLTRPAILGSIDFISTLEEVKGLGFHLSTSTFGAALVAKKCMSKTLWDEKVDVFKKWGWTDEDVIRAFRGRPELLLTSIDKINLVISFWVNQLGWNSLALSKRPRIFSYSLHKRIVPRALVLQYLVMKGLRKKNASLVEPFAPSKEMFLRKYVLSFKEDSDYLLKLYEENVNLASTKENIDMPFTK; encoded by the coding sequence ATGGCAATGCTTCGTTACATTATCTTCAATTACCATCATTACAGAGCATTTATCTCCAATAACCCCCACAAATCAATCCCTCTTTTCCCATTCCAATTTTCCCACAATTTCACTACTTCCCAATCAGACTCATTCACCGTCTCTTACCTCATTAACACAATTGGTTTCCCTCGTGAAGCAGCTCTCAAAGCTTCAAAACGACTTCGTTTCAACTCTCCACAAAAACCCAATTCAGTTTTCAATTTCTTCACAAACCTAGGTTTTTCAGATTCCAATATACGCAGCATTATCATAAAACAACCACGCCTTCTTTCCTCAGATACCCACAATTCAATTCTtccaaagtttcaattttttctatcCAAAGGTGCTTCATCTTCTGAAATCGCTTGTTTGTTAGCAGCGAATCCCAGAATTTTACAGAATAGTTTGGAGAATAGAATAATTCctctttttgaattttataagaGGTTTTTTAAATCTGATAAAGCTACAATTTGCTGCATCATTCGAAATTTGATATCTTTGCCTTACAATCTTACTACTGTTAATGTTAAGTTATTGATTGATTATGGAGTTTGTGATTCCGCTATTGCTAGATTGCTTTTGACAAGACCAGCTATACTTGGATCAATTGATTTCATTAGTACTTTGGAGGAAGTTAAGGGTTTAGGGTTTCACCTTTCAACTTCAACTTTTGGGGCAGCTTTGGTTGCAAAGAAATGTATGAGTAAAACACTTTGGGATGAGAAAGTTGATGTTTTTAAGAAATGGGGTTGGACTGATGAAGATGTTATTCGAGCATTTAGAGGTCGtcctgaattgttgttgacttCAATTGATAAGATTAATTTGGTGATCAGTTTTTGGGTTAATCAATTGGGTTGGAATTCCTTGGCACTTTCTAAAAGGCCACGTATTTTTAGTTACAGTTTGCATAAAAGGATTGTTCCAAGGGCATTGGTTCTGCAGTATCTTGTGATGAAAGGTTTGAGGAAAAAGAATGCAAGCTTGGTTGAACCGTTTGCTCCGTCTAAGGAAATGTTCCTAAGAAAATATGTTCTCAGTTTTAAGGAGGATTCTGATTATTTATTAAAGCTTTATGAG
- the LOC25488160 gene encoding transcription termination factor MTERF15, mitochondrial isoform X1, translated as MAMLRYIIFNYHHYRAFISNNPHKSIPLFPFQFSHNFTTSQSDSFTVSYLINTIGFPREAALKASKRLRFNSPQKPNSVFNFFTNLGFSDSNIRSIIIKQPRLLSSDTHNSILPKFQFFLSKGASSSEIACLLAANPRILQNSLENRIIPLFEFYKRFFKSDKATICCIIRNLISLPYNLTTVNVKLLIDYGVCDSAIARLLLTRPAILGSIDFISTLEEVKGLGFHLSTSTFGAALVAKKCMSKTLWDEKVDVFKKWGWTDEDVIRAFRGRPELLLTSIDKINLVISFWVNQLGWNSLALSKRPRIFSYSLHKRIVPRALVLQYLVMKGLRKKNASLVEPFAPSKEMFLRKYVLSFKEDSDYLLKLYEENVNLASTKENIDMPFTK; from the coding sequence ATGGCAATGCTTCGTTACATTATCTTCAATTACCATCATTACAGAGCATTTATCTCCAATAACCCCCACAAATCAATCCCTCTTTTCCCATTCCAATTTTCCCACAATTTCACTACTTCCCAATCAGACTCATTCACCGTCTCTTACCTCATTAACACAATTGGTTTCCCTCGTGAAGCAGCTCTCAAAGCTTCAAAACGACTTCGTTTCAACTCTCCACAAAAACCCAATTCAGTTTTCAATTTCTTCACAAACCTAGGTTTTTCAGATTCCAATATACGCAGCATTATCATAAAACAACCACGCCTTCTTTCCTCAGATACCCACAATTCAATTCTtccaaagtttcaattttttctatcCAAAGGTGCTTCATCTTCTGAAATCGCTTGTTTGTTAGCAGCGAATCCCAGAATTTTACAGAATAGTTTGGAGAATAGAATAATTCctctttttgaattttataagaGGTTTTTTAAATCTGATAAAGCTACAATTTGCTGCATCATTCGAAATTTGATATCTTTGCCTTACAATCTTACTACTGTTAATGTTAAGTTATTGATTGATTATGGAGTTTGTGATTCCGCTATTGCTAGATTGCTTTTGACAAGACCAGCTATACTTGGATCAATTGATTTCATTAGTACTTTGGAGGAAGTTAAGGGTTTAGGGTTTCACCTTTCAACTTCAACTTTTGGGGCAGCTTTGGTTGCAAAGAAATGTATGAGTAAAACACTTTGGGATGAGAAAGTTGATGTTTTTAAGAAATGGGGTTGGACTGATGAAGATGTTATTCGAGCATTTAGAGGTCGtcctgaattgttgttgacttCAATTGATAAGATTAATTTGGTGATCAGTTTTTGGGTTAATCAATTGGGTTGGAATTCCTTGGCACTTTCTAAAAGGCCACGTATTTTTAGTTACAGTTTGCATAAAAGGATTGTTCCAAGGGCATTGGTTCTGCAGTATCTTGTGATGAAAGGTTTGAGGAAAAAGAATGCAAGCTTGGTTGAACCGTTTGCTCCGTCTAAGGAAATGTTCCTAAGAAAATATGTTCTCAGTTTTAAGGAGGATTCTGATTATTTATTAAAGCTTTATGAGGAAAACGTAAATCTTGCATCCACCAAGGAGAACATTGACATGCCATTCACCAAATAG